The following proteins are encoded in a genomic region of Rhodoferax aquaticus:
- a CDS encoding TSUP family transporter — protein MELVVMSLASMLAGFVDSIVGGGGLILVPALFAVFPTTHPATLLGTNKGASVWGTAMATVQYSRRVQLPWAALLPAALAAFMASLAGAWLVTVVSPEFLRKLLPLILVGVLAYTLLKKDLGRTHAPRFSGRRELLMACVVGTSIGFYDGFFGPGTGSFFVFLLVRWMGYDFLHASGGAKLLNTASNLAAIVLFSLKGYIWWHFVLAMGIANLLGSLAGTHLALKHGTGFVRAVFITVVSALIVKTSYDAFLR, from the coding sequence ATGGAACTCGTTGTAATGTCGCTAGCCTCCATGTTGGCAGGCTTTGTAGATTCCATAGTGGGCGGCGGCGGCTTGATTCTGGTGCCGGCCTTGTTTGCCGTCTTTCCCACGACCCACCCTGCCACACTCTTGGGCACCAACAAAGGCGCGTCCGTCTGGGGTACCGCCATGGCCACCGTGCAGTACAGCCGGCGGGTGCAACTACCGTGGGCGGCTTTGCTGCCTGCAGCCCTTGCGGCCTTCATGGCGTCCCTTGCTGGGGCCTGGTTGGTGACCGTGGTGTCGCCAGAATTCTTACGCAAGCTCCTCCCACTGATTTTGGTAGGCGTATTGGCTTACACGCTGCTCAAAAAAGACTTGGGGCGCACCCATGCGCCGCGCTTTAGCGGCAGACGTGAGCTGCTGATGGCCTGCGTGGTGGGCACCAGCATTGGGTTTTACGATGGTTTTTTTGGACCCGGCACGGGCAGCTTCTTTGTGTTTTTGCTAGTGCGTTGGATGGGCTATGACTTCTTGCACGCCTCGGGCGGTGCCAAGCTACTCAACACGGCTAGCAACTTGGCCGCTATTGTTCTGTTTAGCCTCAAGGGCTATATCTGGTGGCATTTTGTACTTGCGATGGGGATTGCCAATTTGCTTGGCAGCTTGGCGGGTACGCACTTGGCCTTGAAGCACGGCACGGGCTTTGTGCGGGCTGTGTTCATTACGGTCGTTTCGGCCTTGATTGTCAAAACCAGCTACGACGCATTCTTGCGCTAG
- the mrdA gene encoding penicillin-binding protein 2, which yields MTELRNVEIDLARFRLRVFVMSLVVISCFLLLAVRLVYLQIWRHDDLRAQAESNRTSIVPIVPNRGLILDRNGVVLATNYSAYTLELTPSKSINVEQTLDDLAKVVDITPRDRRRFKKLMDESKSFESLPVRSRLTETEVARFAAQRFRFPGVEIKARLFRNYPYGELASHVVGYIGRINQAEKAKIEDNDDQANYRGTEYIGKLGVEQSYESTLHGTTGVEQIETSAGGRAVRKLASNPASPGNVVILSIDIKLQKLIEDMFGERRGALVAIDPKTGEVLAFVSKPTFDSNLFVEGIDQENWQSLNESPDKPLLNRASRGTYPPGSTYKPFMGLAALETGTRAATTIINDPGFYMFGGHRFGSPENERGGPMDMHRSIVESSNAYYYSLANEMGVDAMHDFMAPLGFGQLTGIDIQGEVRGVLPSEAWKRKYYKRPDQQKWYAGETISLGIGQGYNSFTMLQLAQATATLANNGVKHKPQLVVATQDVSTRVRVPVANEPPVDLGFKPENIAIIRKAMVGVTLAGTSAKVFAGAGYTSGGKTGTAQAVGLSQKEKYNAAKMEERQRDHSLYVAFAPAEDPKIALAVIVENAGFGSASAAPIARRAFDYWLLGQYPSEEDLAAVSKGLATVPTGTPRVAAELPWPPPPIAR from the coding sequence ATGACCGAGCTGCGCAACGTAGAGATTGACCTCGCGCGGTTCAGATTGCGCGTGTTTGTGATGAGCTTGGTGGTGATCAGCTGTTTCTTGCTGCTGGCCGTTCGCTTGGTGTACTTGCAAATTTGGCGTCATGATGACTTGCGTGCCCAAGCGGAAAGCAACCGCACGTCGATCGTGCCTATCGTGCCTAACCGTGGCCTGATTTTGGACCGCAACGGCGTTGTGTTGGCCACTAACTATTCTGCTTACACCTTAGAACTCACGCCCTCAAAAAGCATTAACGTGGAGCAAACCTTGGACGATCTCGCCAAGGTGGTGGACATTACACCTCGCGATCGGCGGCGATTTAAGAAGCTGATGGACGAGTCCAAAAGCTTTGAATCATTGCCCGTGCGCAGCCGCCTGACCGAGACAGAGGTCGCGCGGTTTGCGGCGCAGCGGTTTCGCTTTCCTGGGGTGGAAATCAAGGCACGCTTGTTTCGCAACTACCCCTATGGAGAGCTGGCCAGCCATGTGGTGGGTTACATCGGGCGCATCAACCAAGCCGAGAAAGCCAAGATTGAAGACAACGATGACCAAGCCAATTACCGAGGCACCGAGTACATAGGCAAGCTAGGGGTAGAGCAAAGCTACGAAAGCACCCTGCATGGAACCACCGGGGTCGAGCAGATCGAAACCTCTGCAGGGGGGCGCGCCGTGCGCAAGCTCGCAAGCAACCCAGCTTCACCGGGCAATGTGGTTATTTTGTCCATCGACATCAAACTGCAAAAGCTCATCGAAGACATGTTTGGTGAGCGTCGCGGTGCCTTGGTCGCTATAGATCCAAAAACTGGCGAGGTGCTGGCTTTTGTGAGCAAGCCCACGTTTGACTCCAACTTATTTGTCGAAGGCATTGACCAGGAAAACTGGCAGTCCTTGAATGAGTCACCAGACAAGCCCTTGCTCAACCGGGCCTCGCGCGGGACCTATCCCCCCGGGTCTACCTACAAACCGTTTATGGGTCTTGCCGCGTTGGAGACCGGCACACGCGCAGCCACCACCATCATCAACGACCCTGGCTTTTACATGTTTGGGGGTCACCGTTTCGGTAGTCCGGAGAATGAGCGTGGTGGCCCCATGGACATGCACCGCTCCATCGTAGAGTCCAGCAATGCCTACTACTACTCGTTGGCCAACGAGATGGGCGTGGACGCCATGCATGACTTCATGGCCCCCTTAGGGTTTGGGCAGTTGACGGGCATCGACATTCAGGGCGAGGTGCGTGGGGTTTTGCCCAGCGAAGCCTGGAAGCGCAAGTACTACAAGCGCCCAGACCAGCAAAAGTGGTATGCAGGGGAAACCATTTCCTTAGGTATTGGACAGGGCTACAACAGCTTCACCATGTTGCAGTTGGCGCAAGCCACGGCGACCTTGGCCAACAACGGCGTGAAGCACAAACCGCAATTGGTCGTCGCCACGCAAGATGTATCCACCCGTGTGCGTGTGCCCGTGGCGAACGAGCCCCCGGTGGATCTCGGGTTCAAACCTGAAAACATCGCGATCATTCGCAAAGCCATGGTGGGCGTCACCTTAGCCGGTACCTCGGCCAAGGTGTTTGCCGGGGCGGGCTACACCAGCGGCGGCAAAACGGGTACTGCACAGGCGGTGGGCCTGAGTCAAAAAGAAAAGTACAACGCCGCCAAGATGGAAGAGCGTCAGCGGGACCATTCGCTGTATGTCGCCTTTGCACCCGCCGAAGATCCCAAGATCGCCTTGGCGGTGATTGTGGAAAACGCGGGTTTTGGTTCTGCTTCGGCTGCGCCGATTGCGAGGCGCGCTTTTGACTATTGGTTGCTAGGACAGTACCCCAGCGAAGAAGACCTCGCAGCTGTCAGCAAAGGCTTGGCTACGGTGCCAACCGGCACGCCACGCGTGGCAGCAGAATTGCCGTGGCCACCGCCACCGATTGCTCGCTAA
- the mreD gene encoding rod shape-determining protein MreD yields the protein MIMRQGQQLLLPANPLFVWGSLVAALLLNMLLNMGPLGRAPWSPDLLAVVLVFWTVHQPLRVSIGAAFVFGLLVDAHQGGLLGQHAMSYTVLSFLAITIHRRLLWFSVPSQAAQILPLFFLAHLVQLVLRMLGGGTFPGMWMFLAPLIEAVLWPVASVILLAPQRRAPDPDANRPL from the coding sequence ATGATCATGCGCCAAGGCCAGCAGCTGTTGCTGCCCGCGAATCCCTTGTTTGTGTGGGGTAGCTTGGTGGCGGCCTTGTTGCTCAACATGCTGCTGAACATGGGACCTTTGGGCCGCGCACCATGGAGTCCCGACTTATTGGCGGTCGTCTTGGTGTTTTGGACCGTACACCAACCCTTGCGCGTAAGCATTGGCGCAGCGTTTGTGTTTGGTTTGTTGGTCGATGCGCACCAGGGCGGGCTGTTGGGGCAACACGCGATGTCCTACACCGTGTTGAGTTTTCTTGCCATCACGATCCACCGGCGCTTGCTGTGGTTTTCTGTGCCGTCGCAGGCGGCGCAAATACTGCCCTTGTTCTTTCTTGCCCATCTCGTGCAGCTGGTGTTGCGCATGTTAGGTGGTGGTACGTTTCCTGGCATGTGGATGTTTTTGGCACCTTTGATTGAAGCAGTGCTGTGGCCCGTTGCCAGCGTTATCTTGTTAGCGCCGCAACGCCGTGCCCCTGACCCAGACGCCAACCGTCCCTTGTGA
- the mreC gene encoding rod shape-determining protein MreC: MPLGTLDRDPPPFFRQGPSALSKLAVFSALALFLMVADARFKMMQPLRQVLATVLYPVQWLALQPVALVEGSVHYFDSLATAQQEQAQARKRLNLQSQRANQVEPLLLENERLRKLLGLRERLSSPALAAQVIYDAADPYTRKVVIDKGMADNVGLGSPVLDELGVLGQVTRVYPFVSEVTLVTDRDHAIPVLNVRTGARGVAFGDTSTHADAMELRFMAANADVAVGDLLTTSGVDGVYPPGLPVARVEKVERRVDAVFARIYCVPLALVAGAGHVMVLDPIAAAVPPRPVPDAPTVGAKRGDVR, encoded by the coding sequence ATGCCATTAGGTACGCTGGACAGAGATCCCCCTCCCTTCTTTCGCCAGGGCCCGTCGGCCCTGTCCAAGCTGGCCGTCTTCAGCGCTTTGGCGCTGTTTTTGATGGTGGCTGATGCCCGTTTCAAAATGATGCAACCCTTGCGTCAGGTACTGGCTACTGTGCTCTACCCCGTGCAGTGGTTGGCTCTGCAGCCCGTTGCTTTGGTGGAGGGCAGTGTCCACTACTTTGACAGCCTGGCCACGGCCCAACAAGAGCAAGCCCAAGCGAGAAAGCGCCTCAACCTGCAGTCGCAACGGGCCAATCAAGTTGAGCCCTTGCTGCTTGAAAACGAACGCTTGCGCAAACTTTTGGGTTTACGTGAACGCTTGAGCTCACCGGCCTTAGCTGCGCAGGTGATCTATGACGCCGCAGACCCTTACACCCGCAAGGTGGTGATCGACAAGGGCATGGCCGATAACGTGGGGCTGGGTTCCCCGGTCTTGGACGAGCTAGGTGTGCTTGGTCAAGTGACGCGGGTTTATCCCTTTGTGAGCGAAGTGACCCTGGTGACCGACCGGGACCACGCCATACCCGTGCTCAACGTTCGCACTGGCGCACGTGGCGTAGCGTTCGGTGATACATCCACCCACGCGGATGCGATGGAGCTGCGCTTTATGGCCGCCAACGCCGATGTCGCGGTGGGTGACCTGTTAACGACCAGCGGTGTAGATGGTGTGTACCCACCAGGACTGCCGGTAGCCCGTGTTGAAAAGGTAGAGCGCCGTGTCGACGCTGTGTTTGCACGCATTTACTGTGTCCCACTCGCACTGGTTGCCGGTGCTGGCCATGTGATGGTGTTAGATCCCATTGCTGCAGCGGTTCCGCCCAGACCCGTTCCAGATGCGCCCACGGTCGGTGCCAAACGTGGAGATGTGCGATGA
- a CDS encoding rod shape-determining protein produces MFGSFRRYFSTDLAIDLGTANTLIFVRDKGIVLDEPSVVAIRHEGGPQGKKTIQAAGKEAKAMLGKVPGNIEAIRPMKDGVIADFTVTEQMLKQFIKMVHPRGVFKPSPRIIICVPCGSTQVERRAIRESALGAGASDVYLIEEPMAAAIGAGLPVAEASGSMVVDIGGGTTEVGVISLGGMVYKGSVRVGGDKFDEAIINYIRRNYGMLIGEPTAEAIKKKIGSAFPGSEVKEMEVRGRNLSEGVPRSFTISSNEILEALTDPLNNIVSAVKNALEQTPPELGADIADRGMMLTGGGALLRDLDRLLAEETGLPVLVAEDPLTCVVRGCGMALEQMERLGSIFTSE; encoded by the coding sequence ATGTTTGGGTCTTTTCGTCGGTACTTTTCTACCGACTTGGCAATCGATTTGGGAACCGCCAACACCCTGATTTTCGTGCGTGACAAAGGTATCGTGTTGGATGAGCCTTCCGTGGTTGCCATTCGCCACGAAGGCGGCCCCCAAGGCAAGAAGACGATTCAAGCCGCGGGTAAAGAAGCCAAGGCCATGTTGGGCAAAGTACCCGGCAACATCGAAGCCATTCGCCCGATGAAAGACGGTGTGATTGCCGACTTCACCGTCACAGAGCAAATGCTCAAGCAGTTCATCAAGATGGTGCATCCCCGTGGCGTGTTCAAGCCCAGCCCGCGCATCATCATTTGCGTACCCTGTGGTTCTACCCAAGTGGAGCGTCGCGCCATTCGCGAATCCGCGCTGGGCGCTGGCGCCAGCGATGTCTACCTGATTGAAGAGCCTATGGCTGCGGCCATCGGCGCGGGCTTACCAGTCGCAGAAGCCAGCGGCTCCATGGTGGTCGACATTGGTGGTGGTACTACCGAAGTGGGCGTGATCTCCTTGGGCGGCATGGTCTACAAAGGTTCTGTGCGCGTGGGTGGTGACAAGTTTGACGAAGCCATCATCAACTACATCCGCCGCAACTACGGCATGTTGATTGGCGAGCCCACCGCAGAAGCCATTAAGAAAAAAATTGGTTCTGCGTTCCCTGGTTCTGAAGTCAAAGAGATGGAAGTACGTGGCCGCAACCTGTCTGAAGGTGTTCCACGCAGCTTCACCATTTCTTCCAACGAAATCTTAGAAGCATTGACCGACCCGCTGAACAACATCGTGTCGGCGGTGAAAAACGCATTGGAGCAAACGCCTCCTGAGTTGGGCGCAGATATCGCCGACAGAGGCATGATGCTCACCGGTGGTGGTGCCTTGCTGCGTGACTTGGACCGCCTGCTGGCCGAAGAAACTGGCTTGCCAGTGTTGGTGGCCGAAGATCCTTTGACCTGCGTGGTGCGTGGTTGCGGTATGGCGCTCGAACAGATGGAGCGTCTGGGTTCCATTTTCACCAGCGAATAA
- the gatC gene encoding Asp-tRNA(Asn)/Glu-tRNA(Gln) amidotransferase subunit GatC has translation MSLTSTDIARIANLARLELQPDESQKILGQMNDFFDIVEKMRAVDTQGIEPLAHPVAVINDIQLRLRDDVVSETNQREANQRSAPAVERGLFLVPKVIE, from the coding sequence ATGTCACTGACATCCACCGACATCGCCCGTATTGCCAATCTTGCGCGGCTTGAACTTCAGCCCGATGAGAGCCAAAAAATCTTGGGCCAAATGAATGATTTCTTCGACATTGTGGAGAAAATGCGCGCCGTGGACACCCAAGGCATCGAGCCTTTGGCCCACCCTGTCGCGGTGATCAACGACATCCAATTGCGCTTGCGCGACGACGTAGTGAGCGAAACCAACCAACGCGAGGCCAACCAGCGCAGTGCACCTGCGGTCGAGCGCGGCCTGTTCTTGGTTCCCAAGGTCATTGAGTAA
- the gatA gene encoding Asp-tRNA(Asn)/Glu-tRNA(Gln) amidotransferase subunit GatA, producing the protein MTSPLSTLAPHDLTVHALSTALAARQISAVELAQHFLDRSHAHADLGAFVDFNHEATLAQARAADARIAAGQARPLDGVPIAHKDIFVTRDFVSTAGSRMLKGYQSPFDATVVNKLAEAGAVTLGKLNCDEFAMGSSNENSALVPSGHSSWAPVRNPWDTQRIPGGSSGGSAAAVAARLAPAATGTDTGGSIRQPASFCGITGIKPTYGRASRYGMVAFASSLDQAGPMARSAQDCAMLLSAMCGPDPDRDSTSLDVAAEDFTRSLDDSIEGLRIGVPQEFFGEGLSDDVRASVDAALKQYEALGAKLVPISLPRTELSIPVYYIIAPAEASSNLSRFDGVKFGHRAAQHGDLADMYKKTRAEAFGDEVKRRIMIGTYVLSHGYYDAYYLQAQKIRRMIADDFQNAFKSCDLIAGPVAPTVAWKLGEKSNDPVANYLADIFTLPGSLAGLPGMSIPVGFAANAADKGLPIGMQLLGNYCQEARLLNAAHRFQQATDYHLAKPAGF; encoded by the coding sequence ATGACGTCACCTCTTTCTACCCTCGCCCCCCATGACCTCACGGTGCATGCACTGAGCACGGCGCTGGCTGCCCGCCAAATATCGGCCGTGGAACTGGCCCAACACTTTCTGGACCGCAGCCACGCCCACGCCGATCTCGGCGCTTTTGTGGACTTCAACCACGAAGCCACGCTGGCCCAAGCCCGCGCTGCCGATGCACGCATTGCCGCTGGTCAAGCCCGCCCGCTAGACGGCGTGCCCATTGCGCACAAAGACATTTTTGTGACCCGCGACTTTGTTTCTACCGCAGGTTCGCGCATGCTCAAAGGCTACCAATCGCCTTTTGATGCCACCGTGGTCAACAAGCTGGCAGAGGCTGGTGCCGTGACCTTGGGCAAGCTCAATTGCGATGAATTTGCCATGGGCTCCAGCAACGAAAATTCCGCCCTCGTGCCCAGCGGCCACAGTAGCTGGGCGCCTGTGCGCAACCCGTGGGATACCCAACGCATTCCGGGCGGATCGTCTGGCGGCAGCGCTGCGGCAGTCGCTGCGCGGTTGGCGCCTGCTGCCACCGGCACCGATACCGGTGGCTCTATCCGCCAACCCGCCTCGTTTTGCGGCATCACCGGCATCAAGCCCACCTACGGCCGCGCATCGCGCTACGGCATGGTGGCCTTTGCATCCAGCTTAGACCAAGCAGGCCCGATGGCACGCAGCGCCCAAGACTGCGCCATGCTGCTAAGTGCCATGTGTGGTCCCGACCCAGACCGTGACTCCACCTCGCTAGACGTAGCGGCCGAAGACTTCACCCGCTCGCTGGATGACTCGATTGAAGGTTTGCGCATTGGCGTGCCCCAAGAGTTTTTTGGCGAAGGCCTGTCCGACGATGTGCGCGCCAGTGTTGACGCCGCACTCAAGCAGTACGAAGCACTGGGCGCCAAGTTGGTGCCTATCAGCCTGCCGCGCACCGAGCTGTCCATCCCGGTGTACTACATCATTGCGCCCGCTGAAGCATCGAGCAACTTGAGCCGTTTTGACGGTGTGAAGTTTGGACACCGTGCGGCCCAACATGGCGACTTGGCCGACATGTACAAGAAGACGCGCGCAGAAGCCTTTGGCGATGAAGTCAAGCGCCGCATCATGATTGGCACCTACGTGCTGAGCCACGGCTACTACGACGCGTACTACCTCCAAGCCCAAAAAATCCGCCGCATGATTGCCGACGACTTCCAAAACGCCTTCAAGTCCTGCGACCTGATTGCAGGCCCCGTGGCGCCTACCGTGGCTTGGAAATTGGGTGAAAAATCTAACGACCCCGTGGCCAACTACTTGGCCGACATCTTCACCTTGCCAGGCTCCTTGGCGGGCTTGCCCGGCATGAGCATTCCGGTGGGCTTTGCCGCGAATGCCGCTGACAAAGGCCTGCCCATTGGCATGCAACTGTTGGGCAATTACTGCCAAGAGGCCCGTCTGCTCAACGCAGCCCACCGCTTTCAACAAGCCACCGATTACCACCTGGCCAAGCCTGCAGGATTCTGA
- the gatB gene encoding Asp-tRNA(Asn)/Glu-tRNA(Gln) amidotransferase subunit GatB produces the protein MSETVNTFEAQQKGRPTGPLVHGYEVIIGFETHAQLSTQSKIFSRASTAFGAEPNTQACAVDLALPGTLPVMNKGAVERAIQFGLAVGSHIAPRSIFARKNYFYPDLPKGYQISQFEIPVVQGGAVEFFLGEEKKSVRLVRAHLEEDAGKSLHEDFIGQSGIDLNRAGTPLLEIVTEPDMRSSAEAVAYAKELHKIVTWIGICDGNMQEGSFRCDANVSVRKPGSPLGTRREIKNLNSFKFMQQAIDYEVRWQIEQIEDGRAIEQATVLFNPDTGETRAMRTKEDAADYRYFPDPDLPPLCISKQWIYTVRAQMAELPRVMASRFVADYGLSEYDATQLTQGQALAKYFEVATQISGQAKLAANWVLGEVSAFINKQAIAIDDVEVPNPVAVGELIKRIASGEINGGGARTAFQALCERSHKEIADLAAYIEMIDKIIQDKDLKQMNDTGALEAIVDEVIAANAKNVAEFKAGNEKALNALVGQIMKASKGKANPQQVNDLLRAKLAI, from the coding sequence ATGAGTGAGACTGTGAACACATTCGAAGCACAACAAAAAGGCCGCCCCACCGGCCCGCTGGTGCATGGCTACGAAGTCATTATTGGCTTTGAAACCCACGCCCAGCTCTCGACCCAGTCGAAGATTTTTTCGCGCGCCAGCACCGCGTTTGGTGCCGAACCCAACACCCAAGCCTGCGCCGTGGACCTGGCCTTGCCCGGCACGCTGCCGGTGATGAACAAGGGCGCGGTAGAGCGTGCCATTCAGTTTGGCTTGGCCGTGGGCTCCCACATCGCGCCGCGCAGCATTTTTGCGCGCAAAAACTACTTCTACCCCGATCTGCCCAAGGGCTACCAAATCAGCCAGTTTGAAATTCCTGTGGTGCAAGGCGGCGCGGTGGAGTTCTTCTTGGGCGAAGAGAAAAAATCGGTACGTTTGGTGCGCGCCCACTTGGAAGAAGACGCAGGCAAGTCCTTGCATGAAGACTTTATTGGCCAGAGCGGCATTGACTTGAACCGCGCGGGCACCCCACTGCTGGAAATCGTGACCGAGCCCGACATGCGCTCCAGCGCCGAGGCCGTGGCCTACGCCAAAGAGCTGCACAAGATCGTGACTTGGATTGGCATTTGCGATGGCAATATGCAAGAAGGCTCTTTCCGTTGCGACGCCAACGTGTCGGTGCGCAAACCCGGTAGCCCTTTAGGCACGCGCCGCGAGATCAAGAACTTGAACAGCTTCAAGTTCATGCAGCAAGCGATTGACTATGAGGTGCGCTGGCAAATCGAGCAAATTGAAGATGGCCGCGCCATTGAACAAGCCACGGTGCTGTTCAACCCCGACACGGGCGAAACGCGTGCCATGCGCACCAAAGAGGATGCCGCAGACTACCGTTACTTCCCTGATCCAGACTTGCCGCCGCTATGCATTTCGAAGCAGTGGATCTATACGGTACGGGCGCAAATGGCCGAATTGCCCCGCGTGATGGCCTCGCGCTTCGTAGCAGACTACGGGTTGAGCGAGTACGACGCTACCCAACTCACCCAAGGCCAAGCTTTGGCCAAATACTTTGAAGTAGCAACACAGATTAGCGGACAAGCAAAGCTGGCCGCAAACTGGGTGCTAGGTGAAGTCTCGGCATTCATCAACAAGCAGGCAATTGCCATTGATGATGTAGAGGTTCCAAACCCGGTTGCTGTTGGTGAATTGATCAAACGCATCGCAAGTGGGGAAATCAATGGCGGAGGAGCAAGAACCGCCTTTCAAGCCTTGTGCGAGAGATCGCACAAGGAAATTGCAGATCTAGCTGCATATATCGAAATGATCGACAAGATCATCCAAGATAAGGATCTCAAGCAGATGAACGACACCGGTGCGCTAGAAGCCATCGTGGACGAAGTCATCGCAGCCAACGCAAAGAACGTGGCGGAGTTCAAGGCGGGCAACGAGAAGGCGCTTAACGCGCTCGTGGGTCAGATCATGAAGGCCAGCAAGGGCAAGGCCAATCCGCAACAAGTCAACGACTTGCTGCGCGCCAAACTGGCTATTTAG
- a CDS encoding DUF4124 domain-containing protein, which yields MKRAAGWVFVAASVGCVAGNALAQTLPEPGVYTCIDAKGRKLTADRPIPECIDREQKILNPSGTVKAKVGPTLTALERIEQDKKDKQAADEQLRIAEDKRRDKALLIRYPDRAVHDQERAEALKQIAVVTSAATNRLDELARQRVAIDQQMDFYKKDPSKAPAYLRRQVEENNNSQAVQKRFISDQEAEARRVNVRFDDELIRLRRLWLTVSK from the coding sequence ATGAAACGAGCAGCGGGATGGGTTTTTGTAGCGGCAAGCGTTGGGTGTGTGGCGGGGAACGCACTGGCGCAAACGCTACCAGAGCCGGGTGTTTACACCTGCATTGACGCCAAAGGCCGCAAGCTCACTGCGGATAGACCCATTCCTGAGTGTATTGACCGCGAGCAAAAAATCCTGAACCCCAGCGGTACCGTGAAGGCCAAAGTGGGGCCAACCTTAACCGCGCTGGAGCGCATAGAGCAGGACAAAAAAGACAAGCAGGCCGCTGATGAACAGTTGCGCATTGCAGAAGACAAGCGCCGCGACAAAGCGCTGCTGATTCGCTACCCTGACCGCGCTGTGCACGACCAAGAGCGCGCCGAAGCCCTGAAGCAAATTGCGGTTGTCACCAGTGCCGCTACCAACCGCCTCGATGAGCTCGCTCGCCAGCGTGTGGCGATTGACCAGCAGATGGATTTCTACAAGAAAGACCCGAGCAAGGCCCCTGCCTATTTGCGCAGGCAGGTGGAAGAGAACAACAACAGCCAAGCCGTGCAAAAGCGCTTTATCAGCGACCAAGAAGCCGAAGCGCGGCGCGTGAACGTTCGCTTTGATGACGAACTGATTCGGCTGCGCCGGCTTTGGTTGACGGTGTCTAAATAG
- the pyrE gene encoding orotate phosphoribosyltransferase has translation MSESIATSHEQAPTHDALAEDFVQFALDCGVLRFGEFKTKAGRLSPYFFNAGLFDDGAKLGRLAEFYAQRILDSGIEFDMVFGPAYKGIPLGAALVVELARRGRNVPYAYNRKEAKDHGEGGSLVGAPLQGRVLIVDDVMSAGTAARESIAIIKAAGATPHAVCIALDRQEKATENGQDVDYSAVQYVRSYLGLHVCAIAKLSDLMHYLARRGGAADAADHQRVSAYRERYGVE, from the coding sequence ATGTCAGAAAGTATTGCAACATCCCATGAACAAGCGCCAACGCATGACGCTTTGGCCGAAGACTTTGTTCAGTTTGCCCTAGATTGTGGCGTACTGCGGTTTGGGGAGTTCAAAACCAAAGCGGGCCGCCTGAGCCCCTACTTCTTTAACGCGGGCCTGTTCGACGATGGCGCCAAACTGGGCCGATTGGCCGAGTTCTATGCGCAGCGTATTTTGGACAGCGGTATCGAATTCGACATGGTGTTTGGCCCTGCGTACAAGGGTATTCCGCTGGGGGCTGCGCTGGTGGTGGAGTTAGCGCGCCGTGGCCGCAACGTGCCTTACGCCTACAACCGCAAAGAGGCCAAAGACCACGGCGAAGGCGGAAGCTTAGTGGGTGCGCCGCTGCAAGGGCGGGTGCTCATTGTGGACGACGTGATGTCCGCAGGTACCGCGGCACGTGAGTCCATTGCGATCATCAAAGCGGCAGGCGCCACACCGCATGCGGTGTGCATCGCACTCGATCGCCAAGAAAAGGCCACTGAGAACGGCCAAGACGTGGACTACAGCGCCGTGCAATACGTAAGAAGTTACTTAGGGTTACACGTGTGCGCCATTGCGAAGTTGAGTGATTTGATGCACTATTTGGCGCGCCGCGGTGGTGCGGCTGACGCGGCAGACCACCAAAGGGTGTCGGCCTACCGCGAACGGTACGGAGTTGAATAA